The DNA region GAGAGCCAAATTGTATAGTTATAAAGTCAtgaacaatgatgatgataaaattttacaaaaagcCAAAGGTGTCAAGGGTTCAGTTTTAAAagacataaattttaataattacatgtcATGTCTTTTTGatcatcaaatattgaaaaaaaatcaacatttaatcAGAAGTAAAGACCATCAAGTGAAGACAATTGTGCAGAGTAAAATTGCACTCAGCTGGGCTGATGACAAACGAGCTCTTGATCAAAATGGTGGAACTGATACCTTACCTTGGGGCTATGACCccgaataatcataaataataaatatatttattataaataatagtcataatatatatatatataaaagttctgacgttttattttttaaattattttataaacaaaaatggaAATTTGATACTAAGTTGCgagttatattgtttatatttcataGAATTTGAAGTAGAAAGTGctgacgttttatttttttttaaactattttataaacaaaattagaaatttgatACTAAGTTGAgagttatattgtttatatttcataGAATTTGAAGTAGAAAGTGctgacgttttattttttttttaaactattttataaacaaaattagaaattcGATACCAAAGTGCGCGCGTCTTTACTCTTTTGTATATGAGTAccaaagacaaaaaatatttcagtctTGAATACGATTTCAGTCATAATGGttgaatatattgttgatgttcaAGGATTTTATGATACTGATCAAAGTTTTATTGTGAAAGAATTTGCAATAGCAAATTTGAATCAAGAAGATGATATCAAGTCGGTAGTATTCAAGCCTCCATGTGCCATGAGTACATTATCATCTGCTTGCAAACTGACAAATAATTGGTTAACAAACAATCATCATGGACTGTTATGGAACTCAGGAGATGTTAATTATGCTGaacatggaaaaattataaatgatagcCTTGAGTCTTCAATTTACGTATATGTAAAAggtcatgagaaaaaaaaaatggctcagtaatattttaaaagacgaTAAAACTATTATTGATTTGATTGATATGGATTGTCCAGCGCATGGCAAACTACCAACTAAGGTATgtcaaaaaaactatgttcacCATCTGAGTTATCATCTCAATTTATGGACTCTTACTTGTGCATTGGATAATGTACAAAAATTGAGAGCATGGTTCCGAACTACCTGGGGATCAGTTTCATCATTGAAGAAATCGATTCAGCTATTTTGTCATCTTGAGAGTCTGGAAAAAATGGCAACAGAAGATATTGCAAATTTACCAgagagatatatttttctgctTACACCAAACTCAATTGATGCTGTATGGGACAAATTgccagaaaaatttaaaacaaaaaaagattttcttcaatataaaCGCTGCATtgaacattatcatcatcaagacgAAAAATCAGATGAATTTGACGGGCCATCACCCATGATAAAAGATTGTACattatgtcaaaataaaaataaatgaaaaaaaaatttttaacatacattgttggttcatttattataataataataatttttaattttcagtaaggagacaataatatatacaattttgtttttcatgtacattattttatttatttatttttttttttcttttacatattattataaatataggaTTGGTAAGTTTACAGGCATATATTAAACGAGCTTGCGTACTGAACCACTAATTGgattatattcaacaattcgatcatgtaaaatcaaacaataagcTGATGTTTGAGCTGGAAATTGTGTTGTTGATTCAAATTCGAGTCGAATATCTACTGGtccagattttaaaaattcattttgcttTGAACAATCTATGACAATAAGTGGAGCTTcttccaaaaatttttgtcttgtaAATAATGGTTGTGGTGTTTCTGTGTAATAGTAGGAAGCTTGGAAATATGCAAacatatcatataataatgagAATTGATTATGagcaaaatcaatatttaaatttccataagGATAtgattgtgaatttaaaaacagcTTAACATCACGCAAGttacaatgatcaaaaacACTTGAATTGTCTGTTACAGAGTTTTTTCGTCCTGTTTGGAAGCCTAAAATTATGTATCTCGGTTTTTCCAATTGTGTTGATGTTTTCACACTCCAACTTTGCTTTGTAGTTGCAGGTAATAGTGGATACTCGTACAATTCCCATGTACGAAAACTGATTGCTATGGATGGATCCTTggcaatgtaatttaaaagttgTATTTTCTGCTTATCAGACACTTTGATATATGGAACAATCCATTCCActttttgaagtttaatttgtattttttcgcCACTTTTTCCTTCCGCAGGTTGTTCTTGTAGACAGGCATTCGCATCACTATTTGCTCTTATTAGGATGAGTTCATGTTTtgcattgataattatttttttataatcttcagCAAATCCTAGCAGCAGGCTCAGTggtattgatatatcaaaataaccaCTCGAATCGAATAATGATTCTTCATCAGACATTAACCATCCAGCATTCtccaataatgatttttgattTGGACTTAAGGAAATATATCCTTTCATAAGAGTCGTAAGACCAACATTTTTGCTCCGATCAATTTCAATTGCATTTATCTCATAGCGAATTTCTTCAAACATGTGTGCTATTGCCATTCGTACCAATGAAGTTGTTTTTGGCACAGATTTTCCGTCACTTGTAAGAAATCGTCCAGTAATATGTAGTGAACTTTTACTTGGTAGTACACATAAATCTTGATGTTGAATTCCAATCCGGATTTCATCGTTGTTATTGAATGTTGAAGAGCCGTAAGGCTGATGAGCATGTAACTCACAATGGGCAATCGATTCATCAAAAATGATCGGTTCTTGTATACTTAAAATTTCATCCAtggtataatacaaaaaaagcaacaaaatgACACTTTTATTTCCGTAGATGTTGTTGACGTGGACTGAGACCGAGACTCTTGAGAAACTGAATACTCTGATGTGTTATCGCTTTGCTTCCTTGcttttgactgatttttttttggcataatGTCTCGCATTTATAGCTTTgcccaattattttattattatgtttattctttttttcttttcttctgaAAACGATgcccatatttttttgtcctatTTGACACTTTTAATGTGTAGTCGAATTGTAATCGTTTCTCCACGGAAATTCACAATTTCACCATCCTGAtcgacaatttttaattgcaattgATGTATTGCTTGCACTGTGACTGGCAGATAAATGACATGAGATGGTACTTCAACAATCTTATATCCAGGAGGCACAACTGggaaaaattcatgtattgTGTGAACTTTGTGCTGATTCATATATGCACCAGTTGTTATGTTACACTGAATTTGGAGTGTATTGACCTTTAATATGGCAACAGGCAAGTCAGATTTATGTAGAATATCAGCTTCGAGGATTCGTTTTGTAAAGCCCAACAACCTTCCAATCGAGTCTTCTATTTCAAAATGAATACGTTTGTTACATTTAACCTCACTATGTAGTTCATTGTTATTTGGTTTAATACTAATAGTAACGTCATTCTGACATATTGCTTTTTGGATATAACTTTCAATATCCTCAATTTCATAACTTCCTGTTGGAATTGTAATCAGTTTACAACCTTCAATGTAGACTTTATTGTTACCAACGTCAATATTCGGTATAGAATTAAATGTTGTAAACTCAACAAGCCCagcaacataatttttatttgctgacAACTCAATCGGCGGGAAGTATTGTGTTTCAAGAGTCGATGACCTGCCCGACAATGTCAACGTAAATGAATCATCCATgactaatgattattttagcatgtgtcatgattatttatagtCTCTTGCCAGCCAGAAATTTGAGACATAAATGACCGCaaacaattgtattataattttgatatttttcataattatatttaatgctaCCAACACCGAGATAATTAATCAGTTCTTGTGGAGGCTTCAAATCACCAAAGCTATCGAAATAAATGACATCATTTTGCCGTTTTTTGTATGCAACCCAATGTGTACCAGCaccatctttatcatcaagatttaCAATTGCTGATTCATTTTTACGAGGACCAGTTATTGGTAAATCATTTCTCATGAAAACTCCTCGCAAATAAGGAATTTTAAAAGCTTTGGCGTATTTGatgatatcaatatttgtGAGAGCTCGATGTGGTAgcattacaagttttttttcttatttactttttttgcaGGCTTTAAAAAGAGACCTAGTCCTTTTTTATaaggagataaaaataatcctttGCCCAATACAATTGATTCCATTTTCTTATTATGACGTTGATTTTCtcgtagtaatttttttgctgcATGTACAACATTTATTGTCTTTGAAATTGTTGCTGCACCACCCGTCATAGCACCAGATGCACTTAATCCAGCAAATAGTGGTATTAAAAATGGTAGTATACTACCATCactgttaatttctttatttaatggaAGAGGTAAAATACGTGgtaaacgaatttttttttttccaccaactTTTTTGACAGCAACACGTGCACTTTTCAGAACCGTCTTTATTGGATCAGTGATTCCAGGCTTTATAGATTGTTTTGATATATCTATAATCCTGTTGAGACttgttaaatactttttatatttttgttttgggatgattttaacttttttatcattcttttctgttgtttgtattttcttgattttatgatgaatttttttattctttttgctTCTATTTAAACCCATACCAAGTTTCGTTTTCAAATTCATTGCAGTTGTCACACCCCAAGCTACGGCTCTTTCACCAAGTGACGAATCTTTGGCAAATACACGTTGCCAAGCTTTATCGGCAAGTATTTTATCAGCTTTATGTCGTTCTTCGAGATTGTCAGGATTTTTTGAGTAGCTTATATCATGCTCACGACAATGTTCATCCAACGGATTAACACCGCGATCACCACGAGCTAATCTTTTATCGAGCTTTGTACCCGGACCACAATAATTATACTGTGGAACGTGTAATTCAAATGGCAGGCTATTGATGATACTGTTCAACAGACcccttccttttttttttttatcttttttttttatttttttttttgcacgttGATGCTCAATCATTGTCTTTGAAGAACTAACTGCATTCAATAAAATCCCGAGTATTTATATGTTTTCACGTTAGTACAGATTAAGCTAGCAGCTTGCtcagttgtaaaaaaacatgaagTTTCAAGAATAACCATTAAAATTGCCAGTCATCAATTTTGATCAAATTGTGCAAAAAACTGCTCCAAAAAAACCATGTGAAAAAAGACATGGAAGTTTATTACCGAATAGTGTGAGAGGTGTATTTTGTGGACCTTCAAATTCTGGCAAAACAAACGCtctttttgcaataataattcaccCAAATGGATTAAGATTTGAGAATGTTTATGTGTATTCCAAATCGCTTAATCAGCCAAAGTACAAATTtctcgaaaaaattattaataatgttgaagAAATTGGTTATTTTCCATTCAATGAACATGAGAAAGTTATTCAACCTGAAGAGGCTAGACCAAATTCACTGATGATTTTCGATGATATATCTACAGAAAAACAAGATAATGTTCGAGCATTTTTCTGCATGGGTAGACATCAAGCAGttgatagtttttatttatctcagaCCTATGCTCACATACCCAAACATTTGGTGAGAGATAATGCCAATTTTTCCGTACTTTTTCGTCAAGATGAAAGAAATTTAAAGCATATATACAATGATCATGTAAATACTGACAtggaatttgtaaaattccgCAATATATGCTCGACATGTtggaataaagataaatatggatTCCTTGTGATTGACAAAGATAGTGACATTAATAATGGCCGATACAGGAGAGGTTTTGATTGTTATATAAACATTACAAACGATTCTGCTGAAAATACAGTTTCTCCCTCTGCTACCACCACTGGTACATCtactatctaaaaaaaatatcagataaTTTAGAGTAATATTATAcgatatatagtaaaaattccaaaataaaAGACAGTAGGATTGTGTACTGTGAACTGTCAACAGCATCATTATCTATCATGAAGCATACAAACTTACATgctgaaaaatcattattgcatgaaattgaaaaagcaaGTGACTCTATAAGAcgtaaacataaattaattaaatatggtcgagttgaaaatgaaagaataaCAAGTGAGGTGTTAGGACCCATCACTgaacctttaaaaaaaatgctagcagatgtatcaaaacaaaaaccaGCACCAAGTTCCAGTAAAAAtcaagcagaaaaaaaaaataatgctcaaagaaaagaagaagaatacacgacagaagaagaagaatacgAGACAGAAGGAGAAGACGAAAAATcaatattgacaaataatgacgaaaaaattgatattgatccGTTAACTTTTCATAAGAATAATGTtagtgatgctgatgatgatgacacagACGAAGATAtaacggagaaaaaaaaaaaaatttggatgatGAAGAAGCACCTTGAAAggcaaaaatcaataaattctcaTGACAAGGCTCAAAATACAATGTACaccattcaaaaattaaaaaacaataaattattgtttggtaattcaatgattgaaataaaaaatcatcatatttatgtgaaaaataaaatttatccggCTACTCAAGGTCTCTTGgagttattatttcaacaatcacCTAATGCATCTATTATTCGGAAAGTTGAtcgagaaatttttattgaaattataaaattaacaaatgcacatcgtaaaaatttcaaacctgATGGTGCATTTCTGACAAACAggacacaaaaatataaaaattatgtatcacTGTTTGTCAAGTCTTtgagaaaacaaaaagtagAGAGCAAAAAAGGTTCAGCACTTGTATTACCAAAATACAAAacactacaaaaaaataagaaaataaataatacaaattatatatattgggaTGATCCCAATGAGCTTGTCAATCGTCTTCAATTACTTGTAGCTTCAGAAAAAGCTGGCAATAATAGTCACgctaatgaaattttttcaattattgaagaattaagaGAAGCtggtattatttgttaatatatatgttcATTCAGTCTTTAATGTACAGTCATTAAAAGGACATTGGAGTGGAATAATGTCTAGTGTTGATATATTTGGAcgtcaattatcaaataaacgaaaatattctATCGGAGGAAAAAGTGATGGCGATACAATAAGAGGACCACCTGGAGAAGGTTTCAAATTTACAGAAGACGGAAATTATGacattgcagaaaaaaaattatgtcacaTTGCCGATGCTCAAGACATGAATGATGCTGTCTCAAAAAAAGTAGCACTGATTCtgattaaaaatgaaactaaTGATCTACTTAGAATAATGCAAGAagatagtcaaaaatatatcactGAAGTCATTAGTAAACTGACAATCAAAGTGGACACATTGCaaaaaagtgttgaaaaatCACGTCATACATTAGATGAGCTGAGTACAGAAGTTGCAAGTATATCTCACTATTTGACAGAAAATTTGGGAGTACGtttagaaaatcaaaaatgaaaatgaataaaacaaaaaaaaataataaaaaagaagacaaTAACTATTTGAGAAGCGTTGTGGCACATGAGCTACACAAGCCTGCTCGCAGATATTATCAACGTAGACATGTTGACATTAGAGCTCTCGATGAAACATGGCAATGTGATCTTGTCGACATGAGTGCATATGCTTccgtaaatgaaaattacaagtttatacttacaataattgataatttttccaaatatgCATTTGCTGTACCACTCAAGACAAAAAGTGCAAAAGATGTTACTGCAGCGATAAAATCTGTTTTCCTGAAAGGTCGATatccaaaaaaacatttacatgTCGATCAAGGCAAAGAATTTTACAACAGTGAATTTAAGAatctcatgaaaaaatataatataaatatgtacccAACATATAGTACTTTAAAAGCAAGTATAGTCGAAAGGTTTAATAGAACcctgaaaaatcaaatgtgGGAAAGATTTACATTCCAAGGCAGTTATAAATGGTTGACTATACTTCCTGAATTGattagaaattataataatacaaagcaCAGaactataaaaatgaaaccaaaaaatgtaactaaaaacaatgaaaaggaTATATTGAGGGAAATATATCATAATCAAAATCCAATGTTTTGTGTCACATCAaagttgaaaagaaaatttaaaattggtgataaagtgcgaataagtaaatttaaaaaaattttcgaaaaaggCTACACTCCCAATTGGACAACTGAAGTTTTTACAATCACAAAAGTATTGAATACAATACCGATAACTTACAAGCTTGCTGACTATCAAGATAACAATGTTGAAGGATGTTTTTATCAAGAAGAACTGAGTCCAGTACGCTATCCAGATATatatcttgttgaaaaaattttagaaaaacgtaaaaataaagtacTTGTAAGATGGTTAGGTTTCGATTCTGAACATGATACATTGGAAAATGAATcagaattataaataattatgttcaCAATGTACATAGGtatcagaattttttaataaaaaattatcacaaaatgaattttttaaatgtaatttattcattgaataTTGTGTGTATAGGCTTAGgccaattttctaataatacaacttgattattttctccAATACATTGCAATGTTAAAACTCTTCTGTTAATACCATCCTCTAATTCAAggaactttttttcattacaaaaaaatattcagcaTTATTTTAGGTAAGAaaacagtatatttattatttatttcgactgATAGTCTTGCACCAGACTTTTTCCACAGtaactttgaatttttgtCACAGCATAGTAAACATCTTTTGTCAaatctttcaataatttacaattttttgaaagtcGCTTAGTCTTGGTGTTTAtcagttttatattataatcattttttttgtctagataataataattatatttgaagaaGAAGAGCTCACAaacttttttctaatttttttcgttttatgagaaaatgaactcacatttgttgtattttcccCAAAAAGAAGATCAAGCATCCATCGATCGCTGCTTTCtcgatttttgtaaaataatcattatttttcataaacttgGCGATTCTGCTGGGTAGAAAgacattaaattcatcatttaatgTAGCCATAACTCCATTGTATTCATTATGAATCTTCTGTAGAGCTG from Aphidius gifuensis isolate YNYX2018 linkage group LG5, ASM1490517v1, whole genome shotgun sequence includes:
- the LOC122856353 gene encoding uncharacterized protein LOC122856353 → MDEILSIQEPIIFDESIAHCELHAHQPYGSSTFNNNDEIRIGIQHQDLCVLPSKSSLHITGRFLTSDGKSVPKTTSLVRMAIAHMFEEIRYEINAIEIDRSKNVGLTTLMKGYISLSPNQKSLLENAGWLMSDEESLFDSSGYFDISIPLSLLLGFAEDYKKIIINAKHELILIRANSDANACLQEQPAEGKSGEKIQIKLQKVEWIVPYIKVSDKQKIQLLNYIAKDPSIAISFRTWELYEYPLLPATTKQSWSVKTSTQLEKPRYIILGFQTGRKNSVTDNSSVFDHCNLRDVKLFLNSQSYPYGNLNIDFAHNQFSLLYDMFAYFQASYYYTETPQPLFTRQKFLEEAPLIVIDCSKQNEFLKSGPVDIRLEFESTTQFPAQTSAYCLILHDRIVEYNPISGSVRKLV
- the LOC122856354 gene encoding uncharacterized protein LOC122856354; its protein translation is MKPKNVTKNNEKDILREIYHNQNPMFCVTSKLKRKFKIGYTPNWTTEVFTITKVLNTIPITYKLADYQDNNVEGCFYQEELSPVRYPDIYLVEKILEKRKNKVLVRWLGFDSEHDTLENESEL